A genome region from Hippopotamus amphibius kiboko isolate mHipAmp2 chromosome 1, mHipAmp2.hap2, whole genome shotgun sequence includes the following:
- the HNRNPA0 gene encoding heterogeneous nuclear ribonucleoprotein A0 — protein sequence MENSQLCKLFIGGLNVQTSESGLRGHFEAFGTLTDCVVVVNPQTKRSRCFGFVTYSNVEEADAAMAASPHAVDGNTVELKRAVSREDSARPGAHAKVKKLFVGGLKGDVAEGDLIEHFSQFGTVEKAEIIADKQSGKKRGFGFVYFQNHDAADKAAVVKFHPIQGHRVEVKKAVPKEDIHSGGGGGGSRSSRGGRGGRGRGGGRDQNGLSKGGGGYNSYGGYGGGGGGYNAYGGGGGGSSYGGSDYGNGFGGFGSYSQHQSSYGPMKSGGGGGGGGSSWGGRSNSGPYRGGYGGGGGYGGSSF from the coding sequence ATGGAGAATTCCCAGCTGTGTAAGCTGTTCATCGGCGGCCTCAACGTGCAGACGAGTGAGTCGGGCCTGCGCGGCCACTTTGAGGCCTTTGGGACCCTGACGGACTGCGTGGTGGTGGTGAACCCCCAGACCAAGCGCTCCCGTTGCTTTGGCTTCGTGACCTACTCCAACGTGGAGGAGGCCGATGCCGCCATGGCCGCGTCGCCCCATGCCGTGGACGGCAACACGGTGGAGCTGAAGCGGGCGGTGTCCCGGGAGGATTCGGCGCGGCCGGGTGCCCACGCCAAGGTGAAGAAGCTCTTTGTCGGGGGCCTTAAGGGAGACGTGGCCGAGGGCGACCTGATAGAGCACTTCTCGCAGTTTGGCACCGTCGAAAAGGCCGAGATTATTGCCGACAAGCAGTCCGGCAAGAAGCGTGGCTTCGGCTTCGTGTATTTTCAGAATCACGACGCGGCAGACAAGGCCGCGGTGGTAAAGTTCCATCCGATCCAGGGCCATCGCGTGGAGGTGAAGAAGGCTGTCCCCAAGGAGGATATCCACTCCGGCGGGGGCGGAGGCGGCTCCCGGTCCTCCCGGGGCGGCCGGGGCGGCCGGGGTCGGGGCGGTGGTCGTGACCAGAACGGCCTGTCTAAGGGCGGCGGCGGTTATAACAGCTACGGTGGttacggcggcggcggcggcggctacAACGCCTACGGAGGCGGCGGAGGCGGTTCGTCCTACGGTGGAAGCGACTATGGTAACGGCTTCGGCGGCTTCGGCAGCTACAGCCAGCACCAGTCCTCCTATGGGCCCATGAAgagcggtggcggcggcggtggAGGAGGCAGCAGCTGGGGAGGTCGCAGTAACAGTGGACCTTACAGAGGTGGTTATGGCGGTGGGGGTGGCTATGGAGGCAGCtccttctaa